A window of Pseudomonas mucidolens contains these coding sequences:
- a CDS encoding 3-keto-5-aminohexanoate cleavage protein: MNHDVIITCALTGAGDTTAKSPHVPVTPKQIAAAAVEAAKAGATVVHCHVRDPHSGKFSRDVALYREVMERIREADIDIIVNLTAGMGGDLEIGAGERPMAFGPNTDPVGPLTRLAHVEELLPEICTLDCGTLNFGDGDTIYVSTPAQLRAGAKRIQELGVKAELEIFDTGHLWFAKQMIKEGLLIDPLFQLCLGIPWGAPADTTTMKAMVDNLPADAVWAGFGIGRMQMPMAAQAVLLGGNVRVGLEDNLWLDKGVLATNGQLVERAGEILSRLGARVMTPAEGRLKMGLTKRG, translated from the coding sequence ATGAATCACGACGTCATCATCACCTGCGCACTCACCGGTGCTGGCGACACGACCGCCAAGAGCCCGCACGTGCCGGTCACCCCCAAGCAAATCGCCGCCGCCGCCGTCGAAGCGGCAAAAGCCGGAGCCACGGTCGTGCATTGCCACGTGCGTGATCCGCACAGCGGCAAATTCAGCCGCGATGTAGCGCTGTACCGCGAAGTGATGGAGCGCATCCGTGAAGCGGACATCGACATCATCGTCAACCTCACCGCCGGGATGGGCGGCGACCTGGAAATCGGCGCTGGCGAGCGCCCTATGGCGTTCGGTCCCAATACCGATCCGGTAGGTCCGCTGACCCGGCTGGCCCATGTCGAAGAACTGCTGCCGGAAATCTGCACCCTGGACTGCGGCACCCTGAACTTTGGCGATGGCGACACTATTTACGTTTCCACCCCGGCGCAACTGCGAGCGGGCGCCAAGCGTATCCAGGAACTGGGCGTGAAGGCCGAACTGGAAATCTTCGACACCGGCCACCTGTGGTTCGCCAAGCAGATGATCAAGGAAGGCTTGCTGATCGACCCGTTGTTCCAACTGTGCCTGGGCATTCCGTGGGGCGCACCGGCGGATACCACCACCATGAAAGCGATGGTCGACAATCTGCCCGCCGATGCGGTGTGGGCGGGGTTCGGGATCGGGCGCATGCAGATGCCGATGGCGGCCCAGGCGGTGTTGCTGGGCGGCAACGTGCGGGTGGGTCTGGAGGACAACCTGTGGCTGGACAAGGGCGTGCTGGCGACCAACGGACAGTTGGTGGAACGGGCCGGTGAAATCCTCAGTCGCCTCGGCGCGCGGGTCATGACCCCGGCCGAAGGCCGCCTAAAAATGGGCCTCACTAAACGCGGTTAA
- a CDS encoding DUF3010 family protein: protein MNICGIEIKGSEAIIAIASLDGQAFNHIALATKKIALEDDDEAANVKAFAAQMKAFVQANAITRIAIKKRGKKGEFAGGPTTFKIEGVFQLLDGCEVTLLSPQTINAQNKKHDFALPATLNKYQHEAYKTACAALLKK, encoded by the coding sequence ATGAACATCTGCGGCATCGAAATCAAAGGTAGTGAAGCCATCATCGCCATCGCATCGCTCGACGGCCAGGCATTCAACCACATTGCCCTGGCCACCAAGAAAATCGCGCTGGAAGACGATGATGAAGCGGCCAACGTCAAAGCCTTCGCGGCCCAGATGAAAGCGTTCGTGCAGGCCAACGCCATCACCCGTATCGCAATCAAGAAGCGCGGCAAGAAAGGCGAGTTCGCCGGTGGCCCGACCACGTTCAAGATTGAAGGAGTGTTTCAGTTGCTCGACGGCTGCGAGGTGACATTGCTGTCGCCGCAGACCATCAACGCACAGAACAAAAAACACGACTTCGCCCTGCCGGCGACGCTGAACAAGTATCAGCATGAGGCCTATAAAACGGCGTGTGCGGCGCTGCTGAAAAAGTAG
- a CDS encoding DUF5943 domain-containing protein, producing the protein MAKIAPQLPIEVDSETGIWTSDALPMLYVPRHFFVNNHMGIEEVLGADAYAEILYKAGYKSAWHWCEKEAECHGLEGVAVFEHYMKRLSQRGWGLFKIQDIDLDKGTASVKLEHSAFVYVYGKVGRKVDYMFTGWFAGAMDQILQARGSSIRTVAEQVYGGSEEGHDDGLFTVKPL; encoded by the coding sequence ATGGCCAAGATCGCCCCGCAATTACCTATCGAAGTCGACAGTGAAACCGGTATCTGGACCTCCGATGCCTTGCCGATGCTGTATGTGCCGCGTCATTTCTTCGTCAACAACCACATGGGCATCGAAGAAGTCCTCGGCGCTGATGCCTACGCCGAAATCCTCTACAAGGCCGGCTACAAATCCGCCTGGCACTGGTGCGAGAAAGAGGCCGAGTGCCACGGCCTGGAAGGTGTCGCGGTGTTCGAGCACTACATGAAGCGCCTGTCGCAACGCGGCTGGGGCCTGTTCAAGATCCAGGACATCGACCTCGACAAAGGCACCGCCAGCGTCAAGCTGGAACACTCGGCGTTCGTCTACGTGTATGGCAAGGTCGGGCGCAAGGTCGACTACATGTTCACCGGCTGGTTTGCCGGCGCCATGGACCAAATCCTGCAAGCGCGCGGCAGCAGTATTCGCACCGTCGCCGAACAAGTCTACGGCGGCTCCGAAGAAGGCCACGACGATGGCCTGTTCACCGTCAAGCCGCTGTAA
- a CDS encoding dipeptidase, translating to MSPAELHADSIVIDGLIIAKWNRELFEDMRKGGLTAANCTVSVWEGFQATINNIVASQTLIRENSDLVIPVKTTADIRRAKEQGKTGIIFGFQNAHAFEDQLGYVEIFKQLGVGVVQMCYNTQNLVGTGCYERDGGLSGFGREIVGEMNRVGIMCDLSHVGSKTSEEVILESKKPVCYSHCLPSGLKEHPRNKSDEELKFIADHGGFVGVTMFAPFLAKGIDSTIDDYAEAIEYTMNIVGEDAIGIGTDFTQGHGQDFFEMLTHDKGYARRLTSFGKIINPLGIRTVGEFPNLTETLLKRGHSEHVVRKIMGQNWVNVLKDVWGE from the coding sequence ATGAGCCCAGCCGAATTGCACGCCGACAGCATCGTTATCGACGGGCTGATCATTGCCAAGTGGAACCGCGAGCTGTTTGAAGACATGCGCAAGGGCGGCCTGACCGCCGCCAACTGCACCGTGTCGGTGTGGGAAGGCTTCCAGGCCACCATCAATAACATCGTCGCCAGCCAGACCTTGATCCGCGAAAACAGTGACTTGGTGATCCCGGTGAAAACCACCGCCGACATTCGTCGGGCCAAGGAACAGGGCAAGACCGGGATCATCTTCGGCTTCCAGAATGCGCATGCCTTTGAAGACCAACTGGGTTACGTCGAGATCTTCAAGCAGCTTGGCGTTGGCGTGGTGCAGATGTGCTACAACACCCAGAACCTGGTGGGCACCGGCTGTTACGAGCGCGATGGCGGCCTGTCGGGTTTCGGGCGTGAAATCGTCGGCGAGATGAACCGCGTCGGCATCATGTGCGACCTGTCCCACGTCGGTTCCAAAACCAGCGAAGAAGTCATCCTCGAATCGAAAAAGCCGGTGTGCTACTCCCACTGCCTGCCGTCGGGTTTGAAAGAGCATCCGCGCAACAAATCCGATGAAGAACTGAAGTTCATCGCCGACCACGGCGGTTTTGTCGGCGTGACCATGTTTGCGCCGTTCCTGGCCAAGGGGATCGATTCGACCATCGATGACTACGCCGAAGCCATCGAATACACGATGAATATCGTCGGCGAAGATGCCATCGGCATCGGCACCGACTTCACCCAGGGCCATGGTCAGGATTTCTTCGAAATGCTGACCCACGACAAGGGTTACGCCCGCCGCCTGACCAGCTTCGGCAAGATCATCAATCCGCTGGGCATCCGCACGGTGGGCGAGTTCCCCAACCTCACCGAGACCCTGCTCAAGCGCGGCCACAGTGAGCACGTGGTGCGCAAGATCATGGGCCAGAACTGGGTCAACGTCCTCAAGGATGTCTGGGGCGAATAA
- a CDS encoding choline ABC transporter substrate-binding protein, translated as MNRMISRCVLALGVSAIFSTSVLAADAASCRNVRMGVVNWTDVIATSAMTQVLLDGLGYKTKQTSASQQIIFAGIRDQRLDLFLGYWNPLMTQTITPFVEAGQVKVLDKPSLEDARATLAVPTYLADKGLKSFADIARFEKDLDGKIYGIEPGSGANTQIKAMIAKNQFGLGKFQLVESSEAGMLAAVDRAVRRKEAVVFFGWAPHPMNVNVAMTYLSGSEDALGPNEGKATVWTVTTPNYAEQCPNIHRLLTNLTFTAADESRMMQPLLEHKDAFESARQWLKDHPQDQQRWLEGVTTFDGKPAAAHLQLSSQ; from the coding sequence ATGAACCGAATGATCAGCCGCTGTGTGCTTGCACTTGGCGTCAGCGCCATCTTCAGCACCAGCGTATTGGCAGCCGATGCAGCGTCCTGCCGAAACGTGCGCATGGGCGTAGTGAACTGGACCGACGTGATCGCCACCAGCGCCATGACCCAAGTGTTGCTCGATGGCCTCGGCTACAAGACCAAACAGACCAGCGCGTCCCAGCAAATCATCTTTGCCGGGATTCGCGACCAGCGCCTGGACCTGTTCCTTGGTTACTGGAACCCGCTGATGACCCAGACCATCACGCCGTTCGTCGAAGCCGGACAGGTAAAAGTCCTCGACAAACCCAGCCTCGAAGACGCCCGTGCGACCCTGGCGGTGCCAACCTACCTGGCGGACAAAGGCCTGAAAAGCTTTGCCGATATCGCCAGGTTCGAGAAGGATCTGGATGGCAAGATCTACGGCATCGAGCCGGGCTCGGGCGCCAACACGCAGATCAAGGCGATGATCGCCAAGAATCAGTTCGGCCTGGGCAAGTTCCAATTGGTGGAATCCAGCGAGGCCGGCATGCTCGCCGCCGTGGACCGCGCCGTGCGCCGCAAGGAGGCCGTGGTGTTTTTCGGTTGGGCGCCGCACCCGATGAACGTCAACGTCGCCATGACCTACCTCTCCGGCAGCGAGGACGCCCTCGGCCCGAATGAAGGCAAGGCGACCGTCTGGACCGTGACCACGCCGAATTACGCGGAACAATGCCCGAACATCCACAGACTGCTGACTAACCTGACCTTCACCGCTGCCGACGAGAGCCGGATGATGCAGCCGCTGCTGGAACACAAGGACGCCTTCGAATCCGCCAGGCAGTGGCTCAAGGATCACCCGCAAGATCAGCAGCGCTGGCTGGAAGGCGTCACCACCTTCGACGGCAAACCGGCGGCGGCCCATCTGCAACTGAGTAGCCAATAA
- a CDS encoding lysozyme inhibitor LprI family protein has translation MKPIFLALALIASAVHAAEDPDSTPCDGIENDKQTLECASYNKTTAAQLLNDNYQSLQERLASLYGSAPSELADITARLKDAQQKWEKLRDADCAIETFPAVSGSKAYAIAQNDCLARMSDERSEFLESIGQE, from the coding sequence ATGAAACCGATTTTCCTGGCCCTGGCACTTATCGCGAGCGCTGTCCACGCAGCCGAAGACCCCGACAGCACCCCGTGCGACGGCATCGAAAACGACAAGCAAACCCTGGAATGCGCCAGCTACAACAAAACCACCGCCGCGCAGTTGCTCAATGACAACTACCAGAGCCTTCAGGAACGCCTGGCCAGCCTCTATGGCAGCGCCCCCTCCGAACTGGCGGACATAACCGCTCGTCTGAAGGATGCCCAGCAGAAATGGGAAAAACTGCGCGACGCGGATTGCGCCATCGAAACCTTCCCGGCAGTCAGCGGCAGCAAGGCCTATGCGATTGCACAGAACGACTGCCTGGCGCGGATGAGTGATGAACGGTCGGAGTTCCTCGAGTCGATCGGACAGGAGTAG